The following are encoded in a window of Artemia franciscana chromosome 5, ASM3288406v1, whole genome shotgun sequence genomic DNA:
- the LOC136027355 gene encoding gamma-secretase subunit pen-2-like, with product MDKTKLSDLQRLDLCKKYFYGGFALLPFLWAVNAVWFFTDAFVKAEYPQQREVKKYVIYSSVGALVWTVVLITWTVIYQQNRAAWGEVGDQLSFVIPRGIP from the exons atggataAAACTAAATTGTCTGATCTGCAGAGGCTAGATCtctgtaaaaagtatttttacg gTGGTTTTGCTCTTCTTCCATTCCTGTGGGCTGTAAATGCTGTATGGTTTTTTACAGATGCGTTTGTTAAGGCTGAATATCCCCAGCAAAGAGAAGTTAAGAAAT ATGTTATATACTCCTCAGTGGGGGCACTAGTTTGGACAGTGGTACTTATCACATGGACAGTTATATATCAACAGAATAGGGCTGCTTGGGGTGAGGTTGGTGACCAGCTAAGCTTTGTCATTCCAAGAGGAATACCATAA